A window from Urocitellus parryii isolate mUroPar1 chromosome 1, mUroPar1.hap1, whole genome shotgun sequence encodes these proteins:
- the Hspb3 gene encoding heat shock protein beta-3 translates to MAKIILRHLIETPVRYQEEFEARGLEDCRLDHALYALPGPTIVDLRKVRAVPQSLPVDSATTETPPQEGKSHFQILLDVVQFLPEDIIIQTFEGWLLIKAQHGTRMDEHGFISRSFTRQYKLPDGVETKDLSAILCHDGILVVEVKDPLETK, encoded by the coding sequence ATGGCAAAAATCATTTTGAGGCACCTCATAGAAACTCCAGTGCGTTACCAGGAGGAGTTTGAAGCTCGGGGTTTGGAAGACTGCAGACTGGATCATGCTCTATACGCACTGCCTGGGCCAACCATCGTGGACCTGAGAAAAGTCAGAGCCGTGCCGCAATCTCTTCCAGTGGACTCAGCAACCACAGAGACGCCACCCCAAGAAGGCAAATCCCACTTTCAAATTCTGCTGGACGTGGTCCAGTTCCTCCCAGAAGATATCATCATTCAGACCTTCGAGGGCTGGCTGCTGATTAAAGCTCAACATGGAACCAGAATGGATGAGCATGGTTTCATCTCACGAAGCTTCACCCGACAGTACAAACTGCCAGATGGCGTTGAAACCAAAGATTTGTCTGCCATCCTCTGTCATGATGGAATTCTGGTGGTGGAAGTAAAGGATCCGCTTGAGACTAAGTGA